Proteins from a single region of Pseudomonas quebecensis:
- a CDS encoding M48 family metallopeptidase: MSRFGRWSWALTMLLLPLALMGWASVQSWRADEVLREAQGIGGDYAWLRVRQALAGLAYWLALAALVAGPATWVKLRLDAWRARQSRDFLYDRLFLCWRALGQWLVAYTGLLVGALAVSLLYELSWGWSHFKAGGWFMLLVAVPVIAVLWVGCLLIERLRRQWHALDRPSSAFLGQAMGRDKAPALWGWIEQLAHTAGAPVPDHIVVGIDQSFFVTSVDVALQPAGDLLTGRTLYLPLTYLSTLSQAETASIIGHELGHFSSRDTERGSEIGAHFSLMCVHFSFISAGDADPAWIERPAIWMTQRFLHHFQLAVHHWGRAQELVADRVGGNIGGERLFCQALLRVIALDAEINTLLSERHPNLIQALADHLRRTPLRLNEAALDHAIAHPFDTHPPTVLRLQQLGVVLDDALLAEATRVPTEHDRHWFSQLTQASSAPAAQPLSPPLSIAQGE, encoded by the coding sequence ATGAGCCGATTCGGACGGTGGTCATGGGCGCTGACGATGCTGCTGCTGCCGCTGGCCCTGATGGGGTGGGCCAGTGTGCAGAGCTGGCGCGCCGATGAAGTGCTGCGCGAGGCGCAGGGTATCGGCGGCGACTACGCCTGGCTCCGCGTGCGTCAGGCTCTGGCCGGGTTGGCGTATTGGCTGGCCCTCGCCGCGTTGGTGGCAGGGCCTGCGACGTGGGTGAAGCTGCGGCTGGACGCCTGGCGCGCGCGACAATCCAGGGACTTTCTCTACGACCGCCTGTTCCTCTGCTGGCGTGCTCTGGGGCAGTGGTTGGTGGCCTACACCGGGCTGTTGGTCGGCGCGCTGGCGGTAAGCCTGCTATATGAATTGAGCTGGGGCTGGAGCCACTTCAAGGCCGGCGGCTGGTTCATGCTGTTGGTGGCGGTGCCGGTGATTGCGGTGCTGTGGGTCGGGTGCCTGCTGATCGAGCGGTTGCGCCGGCAATGGCACGCCCTGGACCGGCCGTCCTCGGCGTTTCTGGGGCAAGCCATGGGGCGCGACAAGGCCCCGGCCTTGTGGGGCTGGATCGAACAACTGGCCCATACCGCCGGCGCGCCGGTGCCCGACCATATCGTGGTGGGCATCGACCAATCGTTTTTTGTCACCAGTGTCGATGTGGCGCTGCAACCGGCCGGTGATCTGCTCACCGGGCGTACTCTTTACCTGCCGCTGACCTACCTCTCAACCCTGAGCCAGGCCGAGACGGCGTCGATCATCGGCCATGAGCTGGGGCATTTCAGCAGTCGCGACACCGAGCGCGGCAGCGAAATCGGCGCGCATTTCAGCCTGATGTGCGTGCACTTTTCGTTTATCAGTGCGGGGGATGCCGACCCGGCGTGGATCGAGCGCCCGGCGATCTGGATGACGCAGCGTTTCCTGCACCACTTTCAACTGGCAGTGCACCACTGGGGCCGCGCCCAGGAACTGGTGGCGGATCGGGTGGGCGGCAACATCGGTGGCGAGCGGTTGTTCTGCCAGGCGCTGCTACGGGTTATCGCGCTGGACGCCGAAATCAACACGCTGCTCAGCGAGCGTCACCCCAACCTGATCCAGGCCCTGGCCGACCACCTGCGTCGCACACCGCTGCGCTTGAACGAAGCGGCGCTGGACCATGCCATTGCGCACCCTTTCGATACGCACCCGCCGACAGTGCTGCGCCTGCAGCAACTGGGCGTGGTGCTGGATGACGCCCTGCTGGCCGAGGCCACGCGCGTGCCCACCGAACACGACCGCCACTGGTTCAGCCAGCTCACCCAGGCGTCGTCCGCGCCTGCCGCGCAGCCCTTATCACCGCCACTATCCATCGCCCAAGGAGAATGA
- a CDS encoding AraC family transcriptional regulator translates to MSETPTQLAYTKRFNAVLAYIQANLEGDLSVNTLSRVANFSAFHFHRQFTAFVGVPVSRYVQLMRLRRAAHSLATAADYSVLEAALSAGFDSPEAFSRAFRRAFGMAPSAFRKAPNWQTWNAVFAIPHFSRTIIMQLRIVEFPETQVAALEHCGPAGLVNQTTSRFIEWRKQSGQSPVASSRTFGIPYNNPDTTAPEAFRFAVCGEIDAAVAPNEFGVHARVIPAGRCVVVRHVGSPDHIGETIYPIYRDWLPASGEELRDHPLFFHYLSVYPETPQDQWQTDVYVPLR, encoded by the coding sequence GTGTCCGAAACGCCGACCCAACTCGCCTACACCAAGCGCTTCAACGCCGTCCTCGCCTACATCCAGGCCAATCTCGAAGGGGACCTGTCGGTGAATACGTTGAGCCGGGTGGCGAATTTTTCGGCGTTTCACTTCCATCGACAGTTCACCGCGTTTGTCGGCGTGCCGGTGTCGCGTTATGTGCAACTGATGCGCCTGCGTCGTGCGGCCCATAGCCTGGCGACCGCTGCCGATTATTCGGTGCTGGAGGCCGCGCTCAGTGCCGGTTTCGATAGCCCGGAGGCATTCAGCCGGGCGTTCCGGCGGGCGTTCGGTATGGCGCCGAGTGCGTTCAGGAAAGCGCCGAACTGGCAGACCTGGAATGCGGTGTTCGCTATCCCTCACTTTTCCAGGACGATCATCATGCAATTACGCATTGTAGAATTCCCCGAAACCCAGGTGGCCGCGCTTGAGCATTGCGGGCCCGCCGGGCTGGTCAATCAGACGACCAGCCGATTTATCGAATGGCGCAAGCAGAGCGGCCAGTCGCCGGTGGCGTCGAGCCGCACGTTTGGCATTCCGTATAACAACCCCGATACCACCGCGCCGGAGGCGTTTCGCTTCGCCGTTTGTGGCGAGATTGACGCAGCGGTGGCACCAAACGAGTTTGGCGTGCATGCGCGCGTCATTCCTGCCGGGCGCTGCGTGGTGGTGCGGCATGTGGGCTCGCCGGATCATATCGGCGAAACCATCTATCCGATTTACCGCGATTGGCTGCCTGCCAGCGGCGAGGAGCTTCGCGACCACCCGCTGTTCTTCCATTACCTGAGCGTCTACCCCGAGACGCCGCAGGATCAATGGCAGACCGATGTGTATGTGCCGCTGCGCTAG
- a CDS encoding DUF1176 domain-containing protein, with protein MIRSIFTFLLAAGIGCVHAAEKVPLARDIKDWIIGCDNTRTCTAISAVQERDDTGFSTFSIRVTREAGPQGALHVGVFSYTETRGQPTLDDKPLKSQFERGVLKEGDTPEVYALNGSSAQALITELRNGNYLVLPVKEGKSYASLSGMSAALLLMDSVQGRVGTQDALISKGPAPASSVPSAPAAPIAPIWQAPAALTADKAKQIADAVVVATRKDWQEDLNEDITPKASAYALSSDQALVIIETGCGGYNCFYSIYQAPLDHPEQARAALIAEVPNLPEREPQGFVEFDPATGVLSSQERAMRMGGCGTTLRWRYDGSGFTLTHAAEMIPCMGLDQAYWPVLWRSQGSR; from the coding sequence ATGATACGTAGCATTTTCACATTCCTTTTGGCGGCAGGCATTGGCTGCGTTCATGCTGCCGAGAAAGTCCCGTTGGCGCGTGACATCAAGGACTGGATTATCGGCTGCGATAACACACGAACATGCACGGCGATCAGTGCCGTGCAGGAGCGCGATGACACGGGCTTTTCAACGTTCAGCATACGAGTCACACGTGAAGCCGGCCCGCAAGGCGCCTTGCATGTCGGGGTGTTCAGCTATACAGAAACCCGTGGCCAGCCAACACTTGATGACAAACCGCTGAAGTCTCAATTTGAACGTGGCGTACTGAAAGAAGGCGATACCCCCGAGGTTTATGCACTCAACGGTTCGTCAGCCCAAGCCCTGATCACAGAGTTGCGCAATGGGAACTACCTAGTGCTGCCGGTCAAGGAGGGCAAATCGTACGCATCGCTAAGCGGGATGAGTGCGGCGCTGTTGCTGATGGACTCGGTTCAGGGGCGGGTCGGCACGCAGGACGCATTGATTTCCAAGGGCCCGGCGCCCGCTAGCAGCGTGCCGTCAGCCCCTGCCGCTCCGATAGCGCCAATTTGGCAGGCACCTGCCGCGCTAACTGCGGACAAAGCAAAACAGATCGCGGATGCCGTGGTCGTTGCTACCCGCAAGGACTGGCAAGAAGATCTGAATGAAGACATCACGCCAAAAGCCAGCGCCTACGCCTTGAGTTCAGATCAAGCACTAGTGATCATCGAAACCGGCTGTGGGGGCTACAACTGCTTCTACAGTATTTACCAAGCACCCTTGGACCACCCAGAGCAGGCGCGCGCAGCGCTGATCGCCGAAGTGCCAAACCTGCCGGAACGAGAGCCCCAGGGCTTCGTAGAGTTTGATCCGGCCACGGGTGTACTTAGCAGTCAGGAAAGAGCGATGAGGATGGGCGGTTGTGGTACTACGCTGCGCTGGCGTTACGACGGTAGCGGTTTCACGCTCACGCATGCGGCTGAAATGATCCCTTGCATGGGGCTCGATCAGGCTTATTGGCCTGTGCTGTGGCGTAGCCAGGGAAGTCGCTGA
- a CDS encoding SDR family NAD(P)-dependent oxidoreductase: protein MALNLLAVLQISGAAFLTWALVKLARWLWIYLWLPARFNGESLAKRYGKGSWAFITGASDGLGKAFARELAHCGFNLILAARTQSKLDRLQSELQELGVQVRTIALDLSDSAPHTYQALAAAAEDVDLSVLINCVGTTVHRRYADVPTATLRRLLAVNVSTTAIVTHTLLPGLLRHSSSTGRRAALLNVGSIVGRFYWPGTQIYGACKAFVDHLTVPLAFEYSDQLDVLSFQPTVMATAMAAGTEPAAITIPAELAASAALSHLGHTLSSHGHWRHGLMAALVTILPARVRNAVLLSGALEMGRVEMAKGE, encoded by the coding sequence ATGGCATTGAATTTACTGGCTGTACTGCAGATTTCCGGCGCAGCATTTCTGACTTGGGCATTAGTCAAGTTAGCACGCTGGCTTTGGATCTACCTCTGGCTACCAGCGCGATTCAACGGCGAATCTTTAGCCAAACGCTACGGTAAAGGAAGCTGGGCATTCATCACTGGTGCCAGCGACGGTTTGGGTAAAGCTTTCGCCCGCGAATTAGCCCACTGCGGCTTTAACCTGATCTTGGCAGCACGTACCCAGTCCAAACTTGATCGCCTCCAGAGCGAGTTGCAGGAGTTGGGGGTTCAAGTTAGAACTATCGCGCTTGACCTGTCGGATTCGGCGCCACACACCTATCAAGCCCTGGCCGCCGCCGCAGAGGATGTTGATCTCTCGGTGCTGATCAACTGTGTAGGCACCACAGTACATCGGCGTTATGCGGATGTGCCGACTGCAACTCTACGCCGTTTGCTGGCTGTGAATGTCAGTACCACCGCTATCGTGACCCATACGTTGCTGCCTGGACTTCTCAGGCACAGCTCCTCGACAGGAAGACGTGCGGCGCTTCTGAACGTAGGCTCCATTGTGGGACGCTTTTATTGGCCGGGTACGCAGATCTATGGAGCCTGCAAGGCTTTCGTTGATCATCTCACTGTTCCGCTGGCATTTGAGTATTCAGATCAACTCGACGTTTTGTCCTTTCAGCCCACCGTCATGGCGACAGCTATGGCAGCAGGCACAGAACCAGCTGCCATTACCATTCCAGCAGAATTGGCTGCCAGCGCAGCGCTGTCTCATTTAGGCCACACACTCTCATCTCATGGCCATTGGCGACACGGTCTAATGGCAGCCCTTGTCACTATCCTTCCCGCCCGTGTACGAAATGCAGTGCTGCTCAGCGGAGCGTTGGAGATGGGGAGAGTTGAAATGGCCAAGGGCGAATAG
- a CDS encoding Crp/Fnr family transcriptional regulator, with protein sequence MQLDTVLGDFFLTYGKHLHIEANHALLRSGDFAKNLYLIKAGAVRICVRDAEGTDTSVQFFFEGEVVSSLESLVSGCPSELEIITMEACHLCVLDRDTVLAHTLSKPILQTQLLALTQLRLVDYIKLYTSAISQTPTERYLGMLSTQPDRLARIPMHVLAGYLGVTPVHLSRIRRKLKASADKTGI encoded by the coding sequence ATGCAACTAGACACTGTCCTAGGCGACTTCTTCCTAACGTACGGCAAACACCTCCACATAGAGGCCAACCATGCCCTATTACGGTCGGGAGACTTCGCTAAAAACCTCTACCTCATCAAAGCTGGTGCAGTGCGGATCTGCGTGCGCGACGCAGAAGGAACGGATACCAGCGTCCAATTCTTTTTTGAGGGCGAGGTCGTAAGCTCTCTGGAGAGTCTGGTTAGCGGCTGTCCAAGCGAGTTGGAAATTATCACGATGGAAGCGTGCCACCTGTGCGTGCTAGACCGGGACACCGTTCTGGCGCACACCCTTTCGAAACCAATCTTGCAGACTCAGTTGCTGGCACTCACGCAGTTGCGACTGGTCGACTACATCAAGCTCTACACCAGTGCCATCTCGCAAACCCCTACAGAACGATATCTGGGCATGCTCTCCACTCAGCCAGATCGATTGGCAAGAATTCCCATGCACGTGCTTGCAGGTTATTTGGGGGTGACCCCAGTTCACTTGAGCCGAATTCGGCGAAAGCTGAAAGCGAGCGCAGACAAAACCGGCATCTGA
- a CDS encoding DUF6124 family protein: MVIDSTTLFSVTPDASTESLITNSYETFTSVSTLLLDLSEDLSGKHRDIALAIHQLSELGVLLTARLLDREAPCSA, from the coding sequence ATGGTTATCGATTCAACCACTCTCTTCAGCGTCACCCCCGACGCCAGCACCGAAAGCCTCATCACCAACAGCTACGAAACCTTCACCAGCGTCAGCACACTGCTGCTCGACCTGTCCGAAGACCTCAGCGGCAAACACCGCGACATCGCCCTGGCCATCCACCAACTGAGCGAACTCGGCGTACTGCTCACCGCCCGCCTCCTCGACCGCGAAGCGCCCTGCTCGGCTTAA
- a CDS encoding nucleotidyltransferase family protein, which yields MTLTVDTFLSPAMANPLNVEITARLPDLGVAQCMLTAGCLFQAVWNHQANRPADQGVKDYDVFYFDPDLSYEAEDAVIRAAQALFKDLGVNVEVRNQARVHLWYGQRFGRPYPQLHSARDGVDRYLVAGTCIALEVATGELYAPYGLQDVAEGVLRINPLHSEPALFAQKALSYQARWPWLRIVAPGSAE from the coding sequence ATGACATTGACTGTCGACACTTTCCTTTCCCCGGCCATGGCCAACCCGCTTAACGTAGAAATCACCGCGCGCCTGCCCGACCTGGGTGTGGCGCAGTGCATGCTCACGGCGGGCTGCCTGTTCCAGGCGGTGTGGAACCATCAGGCGAATCGACCGGCCGATCAGGGGGTGAAGGACTACGACGTTTTTTACTTCGACCCAGACCTGTCCTACGAAGCTGAGGACGCGGTGATTCGCGCGGCGCAGGCGTTGTTCAAGGACTTGGGGGTGAATGTCGAGGTCAGGAATCAGGCGCGGGTTCACCTGTGGTACGGCCAACGTTTTGGTCGACCTTACCCCCAGTTGCATTCGGCCCGCGACGGCGTGGATCGTTACCTGGTCGCCGGCACCTGCATCGCTTTGGAGGTGGCGACGGGTGAGTTGTATGCGCCTTACGGGTTGCAGGATGTGGCCGAGGGCGTGCTGCGCATCAACCCGCTGCACTCGGAACCCGCGTTGTTTGCGCAAAAGGCCCTCAGTTATCAGGCGCGCTGGCCCTGGCTCAGGATCGTCGCGCCCGGTTCAGCCGAGTAG
- the chrA gene encoding chromate efflux transporter, whose product MPISDRHSSPWAVFLIFLRLGLTSFGGPIAHLGYFREEFVTRRRWLSERSYAELVALCQFLPGPASSQVGIALGLTRAGYGGAAAAWAGFTLPSALLLILFALGLAHYGTAVPAGVLHGLKVVAVAVVAQAVWGMARNLCRGVTRVLLMLLAAAAVLWQPSAWAQVGVIAAAGLAGLVLFKPALATEPDALPVPLSRRAGALWLLLFAVLLVGLPALAHGLPHHSLALVDAFYRSGALVFGGGHVVLPVLQAEVVAPQWLSNDVFLAGYGAAQAVPGPLFTFAAFLGASMNQAPSGWLGGVVCLLAIFAPSFLLIFGALPFWQSLRHSPRTQAALAGVNAAVVGLLLAALYHPVWTSAIFNLYDLALALLALVALMAWKLPPWLVVAGCAALGGLLG is encoded by the coding sequence ATTCCCATCAGCGATCGACACAGCAGCCCCTGGGCGGTGTTCCTGATTTTCCTGCGCCTGGGGCTCACCTCGTTCGGCGGCCCGATTGCGCACCTGGGGTATTTTCGCGAGGAGTTCGTGACCCGGCGACGCTGGCTGAGCGAGCGCAGCTATGCCGAACTGGTCGCCCTGTGCCAGTTCCTGCCCGGCCCGGCCAGCAGCCAGGTCGGCATCGCCCTGGGCCTGACCCGCGCCGGTTACGGCGGCGCGGCGGCGGCGTGGGCCGGGTTTACATTACCGTCAGCGTTGCTGCTGATCCTGTTTGCCTTGGGCCTGGCCCACTACGGTACGGCCGTGCCCGCCGGTGTGCTGCATGGCCTCAAGGTGGTCGCGGTGGCGGTGGTCGCCCAAGCCGTGTGGGGCATGGCGCGCAACCTGTGCCGGGGCGTAACGCGGGTGCTGCTGATGCTGCTCGCGGCCGCAGCAGTACTGTGGCAACCCTCGGCGTGGGCGCAGGTGGGGGTGATTGCCGCCGCTGGATTGGCCGGTCTGGTGCTATTCAAACCTGCACTGGCCACTGAACCCGACGCACTGCCCGTCCCCCTCAGCCGACGCGCCGGGGCCTTGTGGTTACTGCTGTTTGCCGTGCTGCTGGTGGGCCTGCCGGCGCTGGCGCATGGGCTGCCCCATCACAGCCTGGCGCTGGTGGACGCCTTCTACCGCAGCGGCGCGCTGGTATTCGGCGGCGGCCATGTGGTGCTGCCGGTGCTGCAAGCCGAAGTAGTAGCGCCGCAGTGGCTGAGCAATGACGTCTTCCTAGCCGGCTACGGTGCCGCACAAGCCGTGCCGGGGCCGCTCTTCACCTTCGCGGCCTTCCTGGGTGCCTCAATGAACCAAGCCCCCAGCGGCTGGCTGGGCGGCGTGGTGTGCCTGCTGGCGATCTTCGCGCCATCCTTCTTGCTGATCTTCGGCGCCCTGCCCTTCTGGCAAAGCCTGCGCCACAGCCCACGCACCCAGGCCGCGTTGGCGGGGGTCAACGCGGCGGTGGTCGGCCTGTTGCTGGCGGCGCTGTACCACCCGGTGTGGACCAGCGCGATCTTCAACCTGTACGACCTTGCCCTGGCGTTACTCGCACTCGTCGCCCTGATGGCCTGGAAGCTGCCGCCGTGGCTGGTGGTGGCTGGCTGCGCCGCCTTGGGTGGCCTACTCGGCTGA
- the tspO gene encoding tryptophan-rich sensory protein TspO produces the protein MTFFIFLLACAAAASTGIIFKPGAWYDSLVKPSFTPPNWLFPVAWTIIYLLLAWAGYRLSLIPGSQMVLALWAAQIALNTLWTPVFFGAHRLLAGMVIIVLLWLTVAAMVVLAVRLDLLTGLMLFPYLAWLCVAAALNFSILRNNR, from the coding sequence ATGACCTTCTTTATCTTCCTGCTCGCCTGCGCCGCCGCCGCCAGTACCGGCATTATTTTCAAGCCCGGCGCATGGTACGACTCTCTGGTTAAACCGAGCTTCACACCGCCCAATTGGTTGTTTCCGGTGGCGTGGACGATCATCTATCTGCTGCTGGCCTGGGCCGGTTATCGCTTGAGCCTGATCCCCGGCAGCCAGATGGTATTGGCGCTGTGGGCGGCGCAGATTGCCTTGAATACCTTGTGGACCCCGGTGTTTTTCGGCGCCCACCGGCTGTTGGCGGGCATGGTGATTATCGTGCTGCTCTGGCTTACTGTCGCCGCGATGGTGGTGCTGGCCGTGCGCCTGGACCTGCTCACCGGCTTGATGCTGTTCCCGTACCTGGCGTGGCTGTGTGTAGCGGCGGCGTTGAATTTTTCGATCCTGCGTAATAACCGCTGA
- a CDS encoding alpha/beta hydrolase — protein MALQPWPASATELAQMRRFNQKLGWMPRFKIRNRVTPRVLQTLLRISQKIKKGPAAETRLIRQDGMQVPVRILRPSGPPKGVVLDIHGGGWVIGNAQMDDDLNLGMVRACDVTVVSVDYRLAVDTPVQGLMQDCLAAVRWLLGEPEFAGLPVIVVGESAGGHLAAATLLALKQWPALLERISGAVLYYGVYDLTGSPSVRAAGPDTLLLDGPGMVDALRLLTPGLSDDQRRQPPLSPLYGDVEGMPPALMFVGDLDPLLDDTRLLAERWPQAQAHLLPESAHGFIHFPVGMADAVLAYSRQWISGCLTREQSSL, from the coding sequence ATGGCCCTGCAGCCATGGCCCGCCAGTGCGACCGAACTGGCCCAGATGCGCCGCTTCAATCAGAAACTGGGGTGGATGCCGCGCTTCAAGATCCGCAATCGCGTCACGCCGCGCGTGTTGCAGACGTTGTTGCGCATCAGCCAGAAAATCAAGAAAGGCCCAGCCGCTGAAACCCGCTTGATCCGCCAGGACGGCATGCAGGTGCCGGTGCGCATCCTGCGTCCCAGCGGCCCGCCCAAAGGCGTGGTACTGGATATTCACGGTGGCGGCTGGGTGATCGGCAATGCGCAAATGGACGACGACCTCAACCTGGGCATGGTGCGCGCCTGCGACGTGACCGTGGTGTCGGTGGACTATCGGTTGGCGGTCGACACACCGGTCCAGGGCTTGATGCAGGACTGCCTGGCCGCCGTGCGTTGGCTGCTCGGTGAGCCGGAGTTTGCCGGGTTGCCGGTGATTGTCGTCGGGGAATCGGCCGGCGGGCACCTGGCGGCCGCGACGCTTCTTGCATTGAAACAATGGCCGGCGCTGCTCGAACGGATCAGCGGCGCGGTGCTGTATTACGGCGTGTACGACCTCACCGGCAGCCCCAGCGTGCGGGCGGCAGGCCCCGATACGTTGCTGCTGGACGGGCCAGGGATGGTGGACGCCTTGCGCCTGCTGACGCCGGGGCTGAGCGATGACCAGCGTCGGCAGCCACCTTTATCGCCTTTGTACGGTGATGTGGAGGGAATGCCGCCGGCCTTGATGTTCGTCGGCGACCTGGACCCGCTGCTGGACGACACGCGGTTGCTCGCCGAACGCTGGCCGCAGGCGCAGGCGCACTTGCTGCCGGAATCGGCCCACGGGTTTATTCACTTTCCGGTGGGCATGGCGGATGCGGTATTGGCGTATAGCCGACAGTGGATCAGCGGTTGCCTCACTAGGGAACAGTCTTCGCTCTAA
- a CDS encoding ABC transporter ATP-binding protein yields MTVLSCTALGFKVRDAELLRGIDLQVALGETLGIVGPNGSGKSTLLKLLAGLRTPSSGEVRLGEQRLGDLSRRAIAQQLAVVEQQADTDDAIRVFDAVALGRTPWLSALSPWAAEDDAIVRQALVDVDATHLSQRAWRSLSGGERQRVHIARALAQRPRILLLDEPTNHLDIQHQLAILKGVQALPVTTLIALHDLNQALTCDRLAVLDRGRLVALGKPLEVLTPQRLQDTFGVQAHYLTDPVDGAQILRLRSN; encoded by the coding sequence ATGACGGTGTTGAGCTGCACCGCGCTGGGCTTCAAGGTGCGTGACGCCGAGCTGCTGCGCGGGATCGATCTGCAGGTGGCCCTGGGTGAAACCCTGGGCATCGTCGGCCCGAACGGCTCCGGCAAGTCCACCCTGCTCAAATTGCTCGCCGGCCTGCGCACGCCGTCCAGCGGCGAAGTACGCTTGGGCGAACAGCGTCTGGGCGACCTGTCGCGCCGCGCCATCGCCCAGCAACTGGCGGTGGTGGAACAGCAGGCCGACACCGACGACGCCATTCGCGTGTTCGACGCCGTGGCCCTGGGCCGCACGCCCTGGCTGTCGGCGCTGAGCCCGTGGGCCGCCGAGGACGACGCCATCGTGCGCCAGGCCCTCGTCGACGTGGACGCCACCCACCTGAGCCAGCGCGCCTGGCGCAGCCTGTCCGGCGGCGAACGCCAACGCGTACACATCGCCCGCGCCCTGGCGCAACGGCCCCGGATCCTGCTGCTGGACGAACCGACCAATCACCTGGACATCCAGCACCAACTGGCGATCCTCAAAGGCGTGCAAGCGCTGCCGGTGACCACCCTGATCGCCCTGCATGACCTCAACCAGGCCTTGACCTGCGACCGCCTCGCCGTGCTGGATCGTGGGCGCCTGGTGGCGCTGGGCAAACCGCTGGAGGTGCTCACCCCGCAACGCCTGCAAGACACCTTTGGCGTGCAGGCGCACTACCTGACCGACCCGGTCGATGGGGCACAGATACTGCGGTTGCGGTCCAACTGA
- a CDS encoding FecCD family ABC transporter permease, whose amino-acid sequence MLRTLLALALLLAAVLAGVAIGETAIEPQVVLQVLANKLWHAGYVLDPIDEGVVWNYRLTRALVAAACGAGLATCGGILQSLLRNPLADPYLLGISAGASTGAVLVALMGVGGGLVSLSAGAFVGAMAAFALVILLARASGSSSGTGQIILAGIAGSQLFNALTAYLITKSASSEQARGILFWLLGNLSGVRWPSVWLAVPVALLGLAVCLWHRRALDAFTFGSDSAASLGIPVRRVQIVLVGCAALVTAVMVSIVGSIGFVGLVIPHAVRLLLGTGHSRLLPASALGGALFLIAADVLSRTLIKGQVIPVGVVTALVGAPVFALILIGRRNAR is encoded by the coding sequence CTGCTGCGCACCCTCCTCGCCCTGGCGCTGCTGCTCGCTGCGGTACTCGCCGGGGTAGCCATCGGCGAAACCGCCATCGAACCCCAGGTGGTGTTGCAGGTGCTCGCCAACAAACTGTGGCACGCAGGTTATGTGCTCGACCCCATTGATGAAGGCGTGGTGTGGAACTACCGCCTGACCCGCGCCCTGGTCGCCGCCGCCTGTGGTGCGGGGCTGGCCACGTGCGGGGGGATCCTGCAATCGCTGCTGCGTAATCCGTTGGCCGACCCGTACTTGCTGGGCATCAGCGCCGGCGCCTCGACCGGCGCGGTGCTGGTGGCGCTGATGGGCGTGGGCGGTGGACTGGTGTCGCTCTCGGCCGGCGCATTCGTCGGCGCGATGGCGGCATTTGCCCTGGTGATTCTGCTTGCGCGCGCCAGCGGTTCGTCCAGCGGCACCGGCCAGATCATCCTCGCGGGCATTGCCGGCTCGCAGCTGTTCAATGCCCTTACCGCTTACCTGATCACCAAATCGGCCAGTTCCGAACAGGCGCGCGGCATTCTGTTCTGGCTGCTGGGCAACCTCAGCGGCGTGCGCTGGCCGTCGGTGTGGCTGGCGGTGCCGGTGGCGCTGCTGGGGTTGGCGGTGTGCCTGTGGCATCGTCGCGCGCTGGATGCGTTCACCTTCGGCAGTGACTCGGCGGCGTCCCTGGGCATCCCGGTGCGGCGCGTGCAGATCGTGCTGGTGGGCTGCGCGGCGCTGGTCACGGCGGTGATGGTGTCGATTGTGGGTTCCATCGGCTTTGTCGGCCTGGTGATCCCCCACGCCGTGCGCCTGCTGCTCGGCACCGGACACTCGCGCCTGCTGCCGGCCAGTGCGTTGGGCGGCGCGCTGTTCCTGATCGCCGCCGATGTGCTGTCGCGCACCTTGATCAAGGGCCAGGTGATTCCGGTCGGCGTGGTCACGGCGCTGGTGGGTGCGCCGGTGTTTGCGCTGATCCTGATCGGCCGGAGGAACGCGCGATGA